The genomic region TCTCGGTTTCCGAGCGATGCGCGTGGAAGACGGGGTGGGTGAGGAAAGAGGTCGCACGCTTGAGCGTCTCCGGCAGCGCCTCGCGCGTGGTGGCGTCGATCTCGGCGTATGCAAGCTGCCCGCCGAAGGCGCGCCAGACTGCTTCCACCGTTGCGGGCGTGGTGGTCTCGTCGAGCGCGATCCGCAATGCAGTTTCGCCAGCGCCGAGATTGATCTTCTCGGCCGCCGCGCGCGCCACGACTTCGGTACGCTTCGCCCCTGCATCCACGCTGAGCGTGTCGAAGAAACTGTCGGACTGCAGCGCAAAGCCGAGCTTGCGCAGGCCGGCCGCCAGCACCGCGGCGCGGCGATGCACATTGCGCGCGATCTGCGAAAGGCCTTCGGGGCCGTGATAGACTGCATACATCGAGGCGATCACGGCGAGCAGCACCTGCGCGGTGCAGATGTTGGAGGTCGCCTTCTCGCGGCGGATGTGCTGCTCGCGGGTCTGCAGCGCGAGACGGTAGGCCGGCATTCCGCGCGGATCCACGGAGAGGCCGACGATGCGGCCGGGCAGCGAGCGCTTGAGCGCATCGCGCACCGCCATATAGGCCGCGTGCGGCCCGCCATAACCCATCGGCACGCCAAAACGTTGCGCCGAGCCGATGGCGATGTCCGCGCCGAGCTCGCCGGGCGAGGCGAGCAGTGTCAGCGCCAGCAGATCGGCGGCGATGATCGCGAGTGCGCCCTTGGCCTTCAGGCTGGCGATCGCGGGCCTGAGGTCGCGCACAGCGCCTGAACTGCCCGGGTATTGCAGCAGTGCACCAAGCACGTCGGTCTTGTCGAGATCGGTGAGAGGATCGCCCACGACCAGGGTCCAGCCCAGCGGCTCCGCGCGGGTGCGCATCACGGCGAGCGTCTGCGGATGCACGTCCTTGTCGACGAAGAAGGCCTTTGCTTCGACCCGTGAGTGCCGCTCCGCGAGCGCCATCGCTTCGGCGGCAGCGGTAGCCTCGTCGAGCAGCGAGGCGTTGGCGACGTCGAGCCCGGTGAGGTCGCAGATCATGGTCTGGAAGTTGAGCAGCGCCTCGAGCCGGCCCTGGCTGATTTCAGGCTGGTAGGGCGTGTAGGCCGTGTACCAGGCCGGGTTCTCCAAAATGTTGCGCTGGATTACCGCGGGCAGGATCGTGCCGGAATAGCCTTGGCCGATCAGCGAGGTGAAGACCTGGTTCTGGGCGGCGAGTTCGGCCATATGCGCGATCGCTTCGGTCTCGCTCAAGGGCTTGCCGAGATCGAGTGGGGCGGCCTGCCGGATCGAGGCCGGCAGCGTCTGCGCCATCAGCGTATCGACGCTGTTCGCGCCGACGGCCTCGAGCATCGCGGTGACGTCGCGCGCGGAGGGGCCGATGTGGCGGCGAACGAAGCTGGTGGTGTCGCCGTTGGATTTGCGGTGCGCGGTCATCATGGGTCCTCGCTTCAGATGTTCTTGTCGCCGTCATGCCCCGCGAAGGCGGGGCATCCAGTAAACGCAGCCGCTTCGGCTAGGGCCGATTGGCCGCGGCGTACTGGATCGTCCGCCTTCGCGGACGATGACACCGAATATGAGGTCAGAGTTCGCATCATCTCACGCCGTGTGGGCCTTGTAGGCGGCTTCGTCCATCAGACCGCCGAGCTCGCTCTTGTCGGCAATCTTGATCTTGAAGAACCAGGCCGCGCCTTGCGCATCCGAGTTCACCAGTGCGGGCTCGGCGGCGAGCGCGGCGTTGGTCTCGAGCACTTCGCCCGTCACCGGCGCGTAGACGTCCGATGCGGCCTTCACCGATTCCACGACCGCGGCGGGTTCGGCCTTCTTCAGCGTGCGGCCGAGCTTGGGCAATTCGACGAACACGACGTCGCCAAGCTGCGATTGCGCGTAGTCGGTGATGCCGACGGTGGCGACATCGCCGTCGATCGCGAGCCATTCGTGGTCGGAGGTGTACAGCGTCGTGGTCATTTTCTCGGTCCTCAGCGTTTGTAGGTGTTTTTCACGAAGGGCATGGCGGCGATTTGCACGGCCAGGCGTTGGCCGCGCACCTCGGCGAAGAGTTTTGTGTCGATCGCGCTCGATGCGGTGGGCACATAGCCCATCGCGACCGGCGCATTCAGGCTCGGGCTGAAACCGCCCGAGGTGACCTTTCCGATCGGCTCGGCGGAGGTCGCATCCGCAAACAGCAGCGCGCCTTCGCGCACCGGCGCGCGGCCCTCGGTGCGCAGGCCGACGCGGCGGCGGGATGCGCCATGGTCGAAATGGGCGAGAATCTTTGCCGCGCCGGGGAAGCCCCCGGCTCGCGCGCCGCCGGTGCGGCGGCTCTTCTGCACCGACCATTCCAGTGCGGCCTCGACCGGCGTGGTCGCGGTGTCGATGTCGTGGCCGTAAAGACAAAGCCCGGCCTCGAGCCGCAGGCTGTCACGGGCGCCGAGCCCGATCGGCATGACGTCAGGATTGTCCAGCAGGGCCTTGGCGAGCCGTTCGGCATCGCCGGCAGGAACCGAAATCTCGAAGCCGTCCTCGCCGGTATAGCCGGAGCGCGAGACGAAGCAGTCGAGGCCGGCGACCTTGTGCGGACCGGAATCCATGAATTTCATGGCGGGTGCTTCTGCACACAATTTCGTCAGCGCCGATCCCGCCTTCGGCCCCTGCAGCGCGATCAGCGCGCGGTCGGCAAGCGAATCGATCATGCAGTCGTCCGAGAGATTCGCGCGCAGATGCGCCTCGTCCTCGGCCTTGCAGGCGGCGTTGACGACCAGGAAGAGGTGATCGCCGAAATTGGCGACCATCAGATCGTCCAGAATCCCGCCCTCGGCATTGGTGAACTGGGCGTAGCGCTGCCGGCCCGGCGCGATCGCCAAGATATCCTGCGGCACCAGTCCTTCCAGCGCGCGGGCGGCGTCCTCGACCTTGCCGGATTTCGGCCTGAGTGCGATCTGGCCCATGTGGGAGACATCGAACAGGCCGGCTGCGTTGCGGGTATGAAGGTGTTCCTTCAGGACTCCGGCCGGATATTGCACGGGCATGTCATAGCCCGCGAACGGCACCATCTTGCCGCCGAGCGAGACATGCCGGTCGTAAAGGGGGTGCGTTTCAGGGAGTCTTTGTCGTCGCGCGCAAGCATCGGGGGGCCCTCGGCGGTTCCCCGGGAACGATTTCCCGTGGACACCAGTCGAAGCCCCATCTGTCGCTGTGCCTGAGAGTATTATCCCGTCGGCGGACGCTGTCCGAACCTACCCTTTAAAAGGTCTTGGCCCGTCGGCGCCTCTTTCCAGATGCTGTCAAAGCCACGCGGTCCTTTTGCCTGAGAGTTTCCGGGGCGGTTGCTCCTTCGGCGCCGGCTACCAGTGCCGGTCTCTCCCGACGTGGCCGTACGATACAGATAGGTAAAGACCACAGGCCGGCCAAGCCTGTCAACGCGGCATCGGCGGCTTTCCAACGGATTACGCGACTGCGGCAACGCCTTGATCTGGCTGCACAGTTTCTGGACAGCCAAGCTGGCCTTGTCTAAAAGCGCATTGGCCCGCAGATATCAGCCCAAACTTGCGGTTTGGATGGCTGGAAGGCGGGTGCAAGCACACCCGATTGGATGAACATGAGCGGCGTCAACGAGATCAGGTCGACCTTTCTGAATTTCTTTGCCGAGAACGGCCACGAGATCGTGTCGTCCTCGCCATTGGTGCCGCGCAACGATCCGACGTTGATGTTCACCAATGCCGGCATGGTGCAGTTCAAGAACGTCTTCACCGGCGTCGAGAAGCGGCCCTATCAGCGCGCCACCACCTCGCAGAAATGCGTGCGCGCCGGCGGCAAGCACAATGACCTCGACAATGTCGGCTACACCGCGCGCCATCTCACCTTCTTCGAGATGCTCGGCAACTTCTCCTTCGGCGACTATTTCAAGGAGCGCGCGATCGAGCTGGCCTGGACGCTGATCACGAAGGAGTTCGGGCTCAAGAAAGACAAGCTGCTCGTCACGGTCTACCACACCGACGACGAGGCGGCCGGGCTGTGGAAGAAGATCGCGGGCTTCTCCGAGGACCGCATCATCCGCATCCCGACCTCGGACAATTTCTGGGCGATGGGCGACACCGGCCCGTGCGGGCCGTGCTCGGAGATCTTCATCGATCGCGGCGAGCACATTTGGGGCGGGCCTCCGGGCTCGCCTGAGGAGGATGGCGATCGCTTCCTCGAATTCTGGAATCTCGTCTTCATGCAGTACGAGCAGGTGACGAAGGAGGAGCGCGTGGCGCTGCCGCGTCCCTCGATCGACACCGGCATGGGGCTGGAGCGCATGGCCTGCATCATGCAGGGCGTCGACAGCGTGTTCGAGACCGACCTGTTCCGTCATTTGATCGACGCGACGGCGTCGGCGCTCGGAAGCGGACCGGACGAGAAGACCGTGGCCTCGTTCCGCGTCATCGCCGACCATCTGCGTTCGTCGGCCTTCCTCGTCGCCGACGGCGTGCTGCCCTCGAACGAGGGCCGCGGCTATGTGCTGCGCCGGATCATGCGCCGCGCGATGCGCCATGCGCAGCTGCTCGGTGCGCAAGAACCGCTGATGCATCGCCTGGTCTGGGCGCTGGTGCGCGAGATGGGCCAGGCCTATCCGGATCTGATGCGCGCGGAAAATTTGATCGAGGAAACGCTGCGGCTGGAAGAAACCCGCTTCCGCAAGACGCTGACGCGCGGCCTCGCCATTCTCGACGAGAAGAGCGCGTCCTTGAAGAAGGGCGACATGTTCGACGGCGACGTCGCCTTCACGCTGTACGACACTTACGGCTTCCCGCTCGATTTGACGCAGGACGCGCTGAAGTCGCGCGGCATCAGCGTCGACCAGGCTTCCTTCACCGACGCGATGGAGCGTCAGAAGGCCAAGGCGCGCGAGTCCTGGAAGGGGTCGGGCGAAGCGGCTTCCGAGGCGATCTGGTTCCCGCTGCGTGAGAAGCTGGGCGCAACCGAATTCCTGGGTTACGAGACCGAGAGCGCTGAAGGCGTGGTGACTGCGCTGGTCAAGGACGGCAAGGAAGCCACGAGCCTCAAGGCCGGCGAGACGGGCGCGATCGTGCTGAACCAGACGCCGTTCTACGCGGAGTCCGGCGGCCAGGTCGGCGACACCGGCGTATTGACCGGCGAGGGCGGCATCAAGTTCCGCGTCACCGACACCCAGAAGAAGCTCGGTGATTTCTTCGTTCACGTCGGCACATTGGAGAGCGGCGAGCTGAAGCTCGGCACCGCGCTGCAGCTCGAAGTGGATCACGGCAGGCGTTTTTCGATCCGCGCGCATCATTCGGCGACCCATCTCATCCACGAGGCGCTGCGCCAGGTGCTCGGCGACCACATCGCCCAGCGCGGCTCGATGGTCGCGCCGGATCGGCTGCGTTTCGACTTCGTGCATCCGAAGCCGATCACGGCGGAAGAGCTCGCGCGCGTCGAGGACATCGCCAACGAGGTGGTGCTGGAGAATGACGAAGTCTCGACCCGCGTCATGGGCGTGGACGAGGCCCGTGAGGCCGGCGCACGCGCCCTGTTCGGCGAGAAATATGGCGACGAGGTTCGCGTCGTCTCGATGGGCCGGACCGCGCGCGAGCGCGGCGCCAACGCACTCGGCTGGTCGGTCGAACTTTGCGGCGGCACGCATGTCAGGCGGACCGGCGACATCGGGCTGATCACGCTGACGGGCGAGAGCGCGGTCGCCTCCGGCGTGCGCCGCATCGAGGCTTTAACCGGCAACTACGCGCGAAAACACGCCAACGACACCATGGCGCTGGCGAAGACCGCGGCCCACGAGCTGCGCACCTCGATCGACGACGTCCCGGCGCGCATTGCCGCTCTGATGGAGGAGCGCAAGAAGCTCGAGCGCGAACTCTCCGACGCCCGCAAGAAGCTGGCGATGGGCGGCGGTGCAGCTTCGAGCAACGGCGCGGCCTCAGGTGTGCGCGAAGTCGGCGACGTCAAGCTGATGGCGCGCGCGGTCGAGGGCATCGAGATGAAGGATCTCAAGAGCCTTGCCGACGACGGCAAGAAGCAGATCGGCTCCGGCGTCGTCGCTATCGTCGGCGTCACCGAGGATGGCAAGGCCGGCGTCGTGGTCGGCGTCACCGCGGACCTCACTTCGCGTTTCAATGCAGTCAATCTGGTGAAGGTCGCCTCCGAAGCGCTCGGCGGCAAGGGCGGCGGCGGGCGGCCCGACATGGCGCAGGCCGGCGGCCCTGATGGCGCCAATGCGGCCGCGGCGCTCACGGCGATCGAGAAAGCCATGGCTGAACAAAAATCGGCCGGCGCGTAGGCAGGTGCGCCCCGTTCCGCGAGGAATTGGGCTTCGCGATCCCAATCTGAGGGATCGCCTCTACGAATTGCTGGAGCATGATCCGCTGGCCTACTCGGTCGGGTCGCGCTTCATCCAGCTGATCATCGGCGTCATCGTGCTCGATGTCGCCGCGATGATCCTTGCCTCGGTGCCGGAGCTGGACGCGCAATTCGGCGCGCTGTTTTCGGCGATCACCATCCTGTCCGTGATCGTGTTCGCGCTGGAATATGCGGCGCGGCTGTGGACCGTGGCGGGCCATACCCAGCGCGCAGCGTCCGCGCTGTCCGACCGGCTCAGCTATGTCTTCTCCGCACTCGGCATCATCGATCTGCTCGCGTTTCTGCCGGCCGCGGTCGTGCTAGCCACGGGCCGGCATGCGACGCTGGCAGCGCTCGGCGTGCTGCCGTTCTTCAAGCTGGTGCGCTACTCGCCGGCGATGCGGTCGCTGCTCGCGGCCGTGCACGCGGAGCGGCGGGCGCTGATCGGCTGCATCGTCATCCTGATCGGCGCGGTTCTGACGTTTGCCTCGCTGCTCTATGCCATCGAGCGCGACGTGCAGCCGGACAAGCTCGGAACCATTCCGCAGGCGATGTGGTGGGCGATCGTGACGCTTGGCACCGTCGGTTACGGCGACGTCGTGCCGGTGACGGCGCTCGGAAAGTTCATCTCCGTCTTCACCATCATCAGCGGCTTTGCCATGATCGCGCTGCCGGTCGCGATTATCTCGACGGCGTTTGCGGAAGAGGTGAAGCGGCGCGACTTCGTGGTCACCTGGGGTATGCTGGCGCGGGTGCCGCTGTTCTCGCATCTCAGCGCATCCGAGATCGCCGACATCATGCGGCTGCTGCGGGCGCGCACGATCGAGCAGGGCGAGATCCTGGTGCGGCGGGGCGATGCGGCTTCGTCGATGTATTTCATCACCGCCGGCGAGGTCGAGATCGCGCTGCCGAACCAGCAGGTGCGGCTCGCGGATGGCACGTTCTTCGGCGAGATCGCGCTGCTGCATAAGACAAAACGCAGCGGCACGGTGACGGCGACACGCAAGACCCGGCTGCTGGTGCTCGACGCCCACGACTTTCACGCCCTGATCGAACGCATGCCGACGCTGGCCGCGCACGTCCACAAGACCGCAAAGGCGCGACTGGAGGGCAGCGGTGACCTTGCGGTGGCGGAGCTGGCGCAGGCGGAGCGCGACGGCACCGACCGCTGAGCGCTCAGCCCTTCTTCAGGAAGACGTAGTCGGCTGAATAGGGCGCGCTCTTGAAGTCGCCGGCCTTGTCGCACGCGCCGTCGAGCTTGCCGCCATGGGTGTTGATGCGCTGAACCGTGGTAACGGGCGTGAGGACGCCGCTGCCGCGGTGGGCGGTCACTTCCAGCTTCAGCCAGGGAATGTCGGCGGCAGTGGTACCCGGCGCATTGCCGGCGGCCTTGGCGGCCACGGCGCTGCCGTCGGCATGCTCCCAGTTCGGTCCGGCATAGTGCCGGCCGATCGTCTTGCCCTCGGCGAGCAGGGTGGCGATCGGTTCACGAAAAGCCCAGGCGAGCTTGCCGTCGGTGCCGGCCTTGCATTCATAGACCTGCGCGCCCTCGGCGTGGACGCTGAGCACGATGCTCTCGCCGGGCGCGGCGATGGCGTCGGGAAGCGGGTCGGCGGCCACAGCCGGTCCAGCGAGCAGCAACAGGCAGGGGACGGCAAGCTTGATCGACATGGTCGCATCTCCGCGCAAAGGTCCAAATAAGCGAACGGGCCGCGTTTGCGACGCGGCCCGTGATGATGTCCGGCCCAGTCGGGCGAAATTGCAGACGGCTTACGCCGCCAGCGCCTTGCCGAGGTTCTCGGCGACCTTGTCGAGGAAGCCGGTTGTCGAGAGCCAGCGCTGGTCGGCGCCGACCAGGAGCGCGAGGTCCTTGGTCATGTAGCCTTCCTCGACGGTGTCGACGCAGACCTTCTCCAGGGTGTTTGCGAACTTGGCGAGCTCGGCATTGTTGTCGAGCTTGGCGCGGTGCGACAGGCCACGGGTCCAGGCGAAGATCGATGCGATCGAGTTGGTCGAGGTCTCCTTGCCCTTCTGATGCTCGCGGTAGTGGCGGGTGACCGTGCCGTGGGCAGCTTCGGCTTCTACCGTCTTGCCGTCGGGGGTGAGGAGAACCGAGGTCATCAGGCCGAGCGAGCCGTAGCCCTGCGCCACCGTGTCGGACTGCACGTCGCCGTCGTAGTTCTTGCAGGCCCAGACATAACCGCCGGACCATTTCAGCGCGGAGGCGACCATGTCGTCGATCAGGCGGTGCTCGTAGGTCAGGCCCTTGGCGTCGAATTCCTTCTTGAACTCGCGCTCGTAGATGTCCTGGAAGATGTCCTTGAACCGAC from Bradyrhizobium lupini harbors:
- the gcvP gene encoding aminomethyl-transferring glycine dehydrogenase, which codes for MTAHRKSNGDTTSFVRRHIGPSARDVTAMLEAVGANSVDTLMAQTLPASIRQAAPLDLGKPLSETEAIAHMAELAAQNQVFTSLIGQGYSGTILPAVIQRNILENPAWYTAYTPYQPEISQGRLEALLNFQTMICDLTGLDVANASLLDEATAAAEAMALAERHSRVEAKAFFVDKDVHPQTLAVMRTRAEPLGWTLVVGDPLTDLDKTDVLGALLQYPGSSGAVRDLRPAIASLKAKGALAIIAADLLALTLLASPGELGADIAIGSAQRFGVPMGYGGPHAAYMAVRDALKRSLPGRIVGLSVDPRGMPAYRLALQTREQHIRREKATSNICTAQVLLAVIASMYAVYHGPEGLSQIARNVHRRAAVLAAGLRKLGFALQSDSFFDTLSVDAGAKRTEVVARAAAEKINLGAGETALRIALDETTTPATVEAVWRAFGGQLAYAEIDATTREALPETLKRATSFLTHPVFHAHRSETEMLRYMRKLSDRDLALDRAMIPLGSCTMKLNATTEMMPLTWPEFGSLHPFAPPEQAKGYYALFARLEKWLCDITGYDAISLQPNSGAQGEYAGLLAIRGYHAARGETHRKICLIPSSAHGTNPASAAMVGMDVVVVACEKNGDVDVNDLRAKAEKHSNDLAAVMITYPSTHGVFEEHIREICEIVHGHGGQVYLDGANLNAQVGLSRPGDYGADVSHLNLHKTFCIPHGGGGPGMGPIGVKAHLKPFLPGHPATDGKAPVGPVSAAPFGSASILTISYIYILMMGGEGLKRATEIAILNANYVAARLDAHFPVLYKNEKGRVAHECIVDPGALKTTSGVTVDDIAKRLIDYGFHAPTMSFPVPGTLMIEPTESESRAELDRFCDAMIAIRKEIAEVEAGRFRIEASPLRHAPHTVHDIADDDWKRAYTRAEGCFPAGTSRTDKYWSPVGRVDNVYGDRNLVCSCPPVSDYAEAAE
- the gcvH gene encoding glycine cleavage system protein GcvH, producing the protein MTTTLYTSDHEWLAIDGDVATVGITDYAQSQLGDVVFVELPKLGRTLKKAEPAAVVESVKAASDVYAPVTGEVLETNAALAAEPALVNSDAQGAAWFFKIKIADKSELGGLMDEAAYKAHTA
- the gcvT gene encoding glycine cleavage system aminomethyltransferase GcvT — encoded protein: MVPFAGYDMPVQYPAGVLKEHLHTRNAAGLFDVSHMGQIALRPKSGKVEDAARALEGLVPQDILAIAPGRQRYAQFTNAEGGILDDLMVANFGDHLFLVVNAACKAEDEAHLRANLSDDCMIDSLADRALIALQGPKAGSALTKLCAEAPAMKFMDSGPHKVAGLDCFVSRSGYTGEDGFEISVPAGDAERLAKALLDNPDVMPIGLGARDSLRLEAGLCLYGHDIDTATTPVEAALEWSVQKSRRTGGARAGGFPGAAKILAHFDHGASRRRVGLRTEGRAPVREGALLFADATSAEPIGKVTSGGFSPSLNAPVAMGYVPTASSAIDTKLFAEVRGQRLAVQIAAMPFVKNTYKR
- the alaS gene encoding alanine--tRNA ligase, with the translated sequence MSGVNEIRSTFLNFFAENGHEIVSSSPLVPRNDPTLMFTNAGMVQFKNVFTGVEKRPYQRATTSQKCVRAGGKHNDLDNVGYTARHLTFFEMLGNFSFGDYFKERAIELAWTLITKEFGLKKDKLLVTVYHTDDEAAGLWKKIAGFSEDRIIRIPTSDNFWAMGDTGPCGPCSEIFIDRGEHIWGGPPGSPEEDGDRFLEFWNLVFMQYEQVTKEERVALPRPSIDTGMGLERMACIMQGVDSVFETDLFRHLIDATASALGSGPDEKTVASFRVIADHLRSSAFLVADGVLPSNEGRGYVLRRIMRRAMRHAQLLGAQEPLMHRLVWALVREMGQAYPDLMRAENLIEETLRLEETRFRKTLTRGLAILDEKSASLKKGDMFDGDVAFTLYDTYGFPLDLTQDALKSRGISVDQASFTDAMERQKAKARESWKGSGEAASEAIWFPLREKLGATEFLGYETESAEGVVTALVKDGKEATSLKAGETGAIVLNQTPFYAESGGQVGDTGVLTGEGGIKFRVTDTQKKLGDFFVHVGTLESGELKLGTALQLEVDHGRRFSIRAHHSATHLIHEALRQVLGDHIAQRGSMVAPDRLRFDFVHPKPITAEELARVEDIANEVVLENDEVSTRVMGVDEAREAGARALFGEKYGDEVRVVSMGRTARERGANALGWSVELCGGTHVRRTGDIGLITLTGESAVASGVRRIEALTGNYARKHANDTMALAKTAAHELRTSIDDVPARIAALMEERKKLERELSDARKKLAMGGGAASSNGAASGVREVGDVKLMARAVEGIEMKDLKSLADDGKKQIGSGVVAIVGVTEDGKAGVVVGVTADLTSRFNAVNLVKVASEALGGKGGGGRPDMAQAGGPDGANAAAALTAIEKAMAEQKSAGA
- a CDS encoding cyclic nucleotide-gated ion channel: MRPVPRGIGLRDPNLRDRLYELLEHDPLAYSVGSRFIQLIIGVIVLDVAAMILASVPELDAQFGALFSAITILSVIVFALEYAARLWTVAGHTQRAASALSDRLSYVFSALGIIDLLAFLPAAVVLATGRHATLAALGVLPFFKLVRYSPAMRSLLAAVHAERRALIGCIVILIGAVLTFASLLYAIERDVQPDKLGTIPQAMWWAIVTLGTVGYGDVVPVTALGKFISVFTIISGFAMIALPVAIISTAFAEEVKRRDFVVTWGMLARVPLFSHLSASEIADIMRLLRARTIEQGEILVRRGDAASSMYFITAGEVEIALPNQQVRLADGTFFGEIALLHKTKRSGTVTATRKTRLLVLDAHDFHALIERMPTLAAHVHKTAKARLEGSGDLAVAELAQAERDGTDR
- a CDS encoding DUF3455 domain-containing protein, yielding MSIKLAVPCLLLLAGPAVAADPLPDAIAAPGESIVLSVHAEGAQVYECKAGTDGKLAWAFREPIATLLAEGKTIGRHYAGPNWEHADGSAVAAKAAGNAPGTTAADIPWLKLEVTAHRGSGVLTPVTTVQRINTHGGKLDGACDKAGDFKSAPYSADYVFLKKG